In Gemmatimonadota bacterium, the genomic stretch ATGTGCCGGACGAGCTGGCCGCCGAGATCGCGCGCCGGGCGGAGGCACGCGGCCTGAGCGTGTCGCGCTACCTGGCGGACCTGGTGCGGGCCGAGGTGGCGGGCGGTTGGCCGGAGGACTTCTTCGAGTCGGTCGCCGGAGGCTGGGTGGGTCCCCCCCTGGAGCGCGCCCCCCAGCCGCCGCTGGAGATCCGGTCCGGCGGCTGATGCCCTACCTCCTGGACACCAACACCTGCATCCACGTGCTCAACGGGAGCTCGCCCGCGCTCGTTGCCCGTCTCGGACGCGAGCGACCCGAGCGGGTCCGCCTGTCCACGGTCGTGAAGGCCGAGCTCCTGCATGGTGCCCGCCGGTCCCAGCGCGTCGGCGAGAACCTCGCGCTCCTGGCTCGCTTCTTCGCGGCCTTCGCGTCCGTACCCTTCGACGCTCGGGCGGCGGAAGCCTACGGCCAGATCCGGACAGAGCTCGAGCGCGAAGGGCGGCTGATCGGCGCCAACGATCTGCTCATCGCCGCCACGGCCCGTGCGCACGATCTGACCCTCGTCACCCATGATGTCGACGAGTTCGCCCGGGTGGCGGGGCTGGCCTGGGAGGACTGGGAGGTTTTGAGGGATCGCCCCGGAGGGGCCTTCTTCGACGCCCGCCGCTCGTTGGGTCGAGGCCAACCCTTGATATGACCAGTCTGACTAGATAAGGTCCCCATCATGTCGGACTCCTACTCCCTCTACGAGGCCAAGGCCCGCTTCTCGGAGGTCATCCGCAAGGTCAGGGAAGGCCGCACGGTCATCGTCTCCTACCATGGCACCCCCGTGGCCGAGATCCGACCGTATTCCGGCGAAGGAGAGGATCTCGAGGCACGTCTCGATCGGATGGTGGCCGACGGGACGCTGCTCCGCAGTCCCTCCGTGGAGGAGGCGCTCCCGCGACCGGTGCTCGACCGACCCGGCGCGCTGCACCGATTCCTCGCCGAGCGCGACGGGTGAGGCTCGCCTACGTCGACACCTCCGTGCTCGTGGCCATCGCGTTCGGGGAACCGGGTGCGGAGCAGTTGGCGCGCCACCTCGCGGACTTCGATGAACGGGTGAGCGCTGCTCTCACGGAAGCCGAGGTGCGCGCCGCCTTTGCGCGGGAGGAAGTCCCTTTCGCACCGGCTCTGATTGCGTCCCTCAGTTGGATCCTGCCGCGTCGCCTGTTGAGCAGCGAGATCGACTCGGTCCTGGACGCCGGCCACCTCCGAGGCGCCGACCTCTGGCACGTGGCCTGCGCGCTCTACGTGTCGCCGGTTCCCGCAGCCGTCACGTTCGCGACGCTCGACGCCCGGCAACGGGTGGTGGCCAGCGCGCTCGGCTTTCCGCTGCTACCGGTCTGAGACGCGAGCAGCGGACCGACCCATGCCCGACCCCGACCGGACCAGCCCCGAAGCCACCCTCGCCGCCT encodes the following:
- a CDS encoding type II toxin-antitoxin system VapC family toxin produces the protein MPYLLDTNTCIHVLNGSSPALVARLGRERPERVRLSTVVKAELLHGARRSQRVGENLALLARFFAAFASVPFDARAAEAYGQIRTELEREGRLIGANDLLIAATARAHDLTLVTHDVDEFARVAGLAWEDWEVLRDRPGGAFFDARRSLGRGQPLI
- a CDS encoding type II toxin-antitoxin system prevent-host-death family antitoxin codes for the protein MSDSYSLYEAKARFSEVIRKVREGRTVIVSYHGTPVAEIRPYSGEGEDLEARLDRMVADGTLLRSPSVEEALPRPVLDRPGALHRFLAERDG
- a CDS encoding PIN domain-containing protein, with product MRLAYVDTSVLVAIAFGEPGAEQLARHLADFDERVSAALTEAEVRAAFAREEVPFAPALIASLSWILPRRLLSSEIDSVLDAGHLRGADLWHVACALYVSPVPAAVTFATLDARQRVVASALGFPLLPV